The Lycium barbarum isolate Lr01 chromosome 10, ASM1917538v2, whole genome shotgun sequence genome includes a region encoding these proteins:
- the LOC132614488 gene encoding probable calcium-binding protein CML36, whose protein sequence is MKLIKNFPTINLFKSKKSTRSSSISRSGSDPSFSSGTTTSSSSSLENSHNKGGVSTPTSVLPTLSNEISADDWSEISTAGVYSDIVKSFSVIDSNNSGKIRKEQLEAILTRIGGKSPPSEEELELLLDEVDKNGDGCINLEDFGLINSAFDPTVEDASELKDAFDFFDEDHDGKITAEELFNVFNMIGDARCTLEDCRRMIASVDKNGDGFVCFEDFCLMMEHQR, encoded by the exons ATGAAGCTCATCAAGAACTTCCCCACAATTAACCTCTTCAAGTCCAAAAAATCAACCCGCTCCAGCTCCATTTCCAGATCCGGGTCTGACCCGTCTTTCAGCTCCGGCACAACAACATCGTCTTCCTCATCATTGGAAAACTCACATAACAAAGGCGGAGTTTCTACTCCTACGAGTGTTTTGCCCACTTTATCAAACGAGATCTCCGCCGATGACTGGTCGGAGATCTCTACCGCCGGCGTATACTCCGACATCGTCAAATCGTTTTCAGTCATCGACAGTAACAACTCCG GTAAGATAAGGAAGGAACAACTCGAGGCAATTTTAACCAGAATCGGCGGTAAATCACCACCAAGCGAAGAGGAATTAGAACTATTGCTTGATGAAGTAGATAAGAATGGAGATGGATGTATAAATCTAGAGGATTTTGGACTTATTAACTCAGCGTTTGATCCAACGGTTGAAGATGCATCTGAGCTGAAAGATGCATTTGATTTCTTTGATGAAGATCATGATGGGAAAATAACTGCTGAGGAGCTGTTTAATGTGTTTAATATGATTGGCGATGCAAGGTGCACGTTAGAGGATTGTAGGCGCATGATAGCAAGTGTAGATAAAAATGGAGATGGGTTCGTGTGCTTTGAGGATTTCTGCCTTATGATGGAACACCAGAGatga